One window from the genome of Acuticoccus sp. I52.16.1 encodes:
- the petA gene encoding ubiquinol-cytochrome c reductase iron-sulfur subunit yields the protein MATTETNNEHGEAHGETRRDFLYIATGAVAAVGIGSVAWPFIDQMNPDAASLAMASTEANIGDLGEGESMTVMWRGKPVFIRRRTAEEVEAAKEVPMSDLKDTDARNPNVDATEATDVNRAVQGREDLLVMIGVCTHLGCIPLGQSGDYGGWFCPCHGSHYDTAGRIRKGPAPENLAIPPYNLPDESSIVIG from the coding sequence GTGGCGACCACGGAAACGAATAACGAGCATGGAGAGGCGCACGGTGAGACACGGCGCGACTTCCTCTACATCGCGACGGGTGCCGTGGCCGCGGTCGGCATCGGCTCCGTCGCCTGGCCCTTCATCGACCAGATGAATCCCGACGCCGCGTCGCTGGCGATGGCCTCCACCGAGGCCAACATCGGCGACCTCGGCGAAGGCGAGTCGATGACGGTGATGTGGCGCGGCAAGCCGGTCTTCATCCGCCGCCGCACCGCCGAGGAGGTCGAGGCGGCCAAGGAAGTCCCGATGTCCGACCTCAAGGACACCGACGCGCGCAACCCCAACGTGGACGCCACCGAGGCGACGGACGTCAACCGCGCCGTGCAGGGCCGCGAAGATCTGCTCGTCATGATCGGCGTGTGTACCCACCTCGGCTGCATCCCGCTCGGCCAGTCGGGTGACTATGGCGGCTGGTTCTGCCCCTGCCACGGTTCCCACTACGACACGGCCGGCCGGATCCGGAAGGGCCCGGCGCCGGAGAACCTGGCGATCCCGCCGTACAACCTTCCCGACGAATCGTCGATCGTCATCGGCTAA
- a CDS encoding cytochrome b/b6, producing the protein MAGHGHGDTPAFEPKNKVVKWFDSRLPIVSMMNDQAVVFPTPKNLNYMWTFGAILTFMLVTMIITGICLAMHYAANTELAFDRVENIMRNVNFGWLLRYIHAVGASMFFFAVYMHIARGLYYGSYKAPREVLWMLGVIILILMMATAFMGYVLPWGQMSGWGATVITNLFSAIPLVGPSITEWLWGGFAVDNATLNRFFALHYLLPFMIAGVVVLHIWALHVSGNNNPTGVAVKSSKDTVPFSPYLTIKDGFAIVVFMLLYAWFVFYVPNYLGHPDNYIQFDPLVTPAHIVPEWYLLPFYAMLRAIPDKLGGVIVMFGSLLILLVIPWLDTSRVRSARYRPMFKIAFWLFVVDAIALGYLGAMPAEGIYVLLARICTFYYFAFFLILMPVLGIIETPKPLPTSIADDVLAKSKKKGGHAQPDQPAGSGAGQPTGATAAPKKD; encoded by the coding sequence ATGGCCGGACACGGACACGGCGATACGCCCGCCTTCGAACCAAAGAACAAAGTCGTCAAGTGGTTCGACTCCCGCCTGCCGATCGTCTCGATGATGAACGATCAGGCGGTGGTCTTCCCGACGCCGAAGAACCTCAACTACATGTGGACCTTCGGTGCGATCCTCACGTTCATGCTCGTGACGATGATCATCACAGGCATCTGCCTGGCGATGCACTACGCCGCCAATACCGAGCTGGCGTTCGACCGGGTCGAGAACATCATGCGCAACGTCAACTTCGGTTGGCTGCTGCGCTACATCCACGCGGTCGGCGCGTCGATGTTCTTCTTCGCCGTCTACATGCACATCGCCCGCGGCCTCTATTACGGCTCCTACAAGGCGCCGCGTGAGGTCCTGTGGATGCTCGGCGTCATCATCCTCATCCTGATGATGGCCACCGCCTTCATGGGCTACGTCCTCCCCTGGGGGCAGATGTCCGGCTGGGGCGCCACCGTGATCACCAACCTCTTCTCGGCGATCCCGCTGGTCGGCCCGTCGATCACCGAGTGGCTGTGGGGCGGCTTCGCGGTCGACAACGCGACGCTGAACCGCTTTTTCGCGCTGCACTACCTGCTGCCGTTCATGATCGCCGGCGTCGTCGTCCTGCACATCTGGGCGCTGCACGTCTCGGGCAACAACAATCCGACCGGCGTCGCGGTGAAATCCTCCAAGGACACCGTGCCGTTCAGCCCCTACCTGACGATCAAGGACGGCTTCGCGATCGTCGTCTTCATGCTGCTCTACGCATGGTTCGTGTTCTACGTCCCGAACTACCTCGGCCACCCGGACAACTACATTCAGTTCGACCCGCTGGTGACCCCGGCGCACATCGTGCCCGAATGGTATCTCCTGCCGTTCTACGCCATGCTGCGCGCCATTCCGGACAAGCTGGGCGGCGTCATCGTGATGTTCGGCTCGCTGTTGATCCTGCTGGTGATCCCGTGGCTCGACACGTCGCGCGTGCGCTCGGCGCGCTACCGGCCGATGTTCAAGATCGCCTTCTGGCTCTTCGTGGTCGACGCGATCGCGCTCGGCTACCTCGGCGCCATGCCGGCCGAGGGTATCTACGTCCTCCTCGCGCGGATCTGCACGTTCTACTACTTCGCCTTCTTCCTCATCCTGATGCCGGTGCTGGGCATCATCGAGACCCCCAAGCCGTTGCCGACCTCGATCGCCGACGACGTGCTGGCGAAGTCCAAGAAGAAGGGCGGGCACGCGCAGCCCGATCAACCCGCCGGCTCCGGGGCAGGACAGCCCACGGGTGCCACCGCCGCGCCGAAGAAGGATTGA
- a CDS encoding cytochrome c1 has translation MLETMTAPLARLGRLAGTAGLSVALLCGTGAMTGSLSTPAQAAEEGGHHVEKQDWTFSGVFGQYDQAQLQRGFKVYREACAACHSMRLVAFRTLEDEHGPHFSEAAVEQIASEYTVEDISNEDGQPFERPATPNDHIPSPYPNAAAAAAANGGAAPPDFSLIAKARAVHRGFPGFITDAFAGYSESGPDYIYALLQGYEEVPEGVEEVPGKYYNPVFLNGKWIAMPPPLTDERVEYTDGSPQTVEQYAADVSAFLMWAAEPHLESRKEIGFRVMIFLLVFAVLLYMTKRKLWRNVDH, from the coding sequence ATGCTTGAGACGATGACCGCGCCGCTCGCCAGACTCGGCAGGCTCGCAGGCACCGCCGGGCTCTCGGTCGCCCTCCTGTGCGGCACCGGGGCCATGACCGGCTCGCTCTCCACCCCGGCACAAGCGGCCGAGGAGGGCGGCCACCACGTCGAGAAGCAGGATTGGACCTTCTCCGGCGTGTTCGGGCAGTACGATCAGGCCCAGCTGCAACGCGGCTTCAAGGTCTACCGCGAGGCCTGCGCGGCGTGCCACTCCATGCGCCTCGTCGCCTTCCGCACGCTGGAAGACGAGCACGGCCCGCACTTCTCCGAAGCCGCGGTCGAGCAGATCGCGTCGGAATATACGGTCGAGGACATCTCCAACGAGGACGGGCAGCCGTTCGAGCGCCCCGCGACGCCGAACGATCACATCCCCTCGCCGTACCCGAACGCGGCCGCCGCCGCGGCGGCCAACGGCGGCGCCGCCCCGCCGGACTTCTCGTTGATCGCCAAGGCGCGCGCCGTCCACCGCGGCTTCCCCGGCTTCATCACCGACGCGTTCGCCGGCTACTCGGAGAGCGGGCCGGACTACATCTACGCCCTGCTGCAGGGCTACGAGGAGGTGCCGGAGGGCGTCGAGGAGGTGCCGGGCAAGTACTACAACCCGGTCTTCCTGAACGGTAAGTGGATCGCCATGCCGCCGCCGCTCACCGACGAGCGCGTCGAGTACACCGACGGCTCGCCGCAGACCGTGGAGCAGTACGCGGCCGATGTCTCCGCCTTCCTGATGTGGGCCGCCGAGCCGCACCTGGAGTCGCGCAAGGAGATCGGCTTCCGCGTGATGATCTTCCTCCTGGTCTTCGCAGTGCTTCTCTACATGACGAAGCGCAAACTCTGGCGAAACGTCGACCACTGA
- the phnN gene encoding phosphonate metabolism protein/1,5-bisphosphokinase (PRPP-forming) PhnN, which produces MQTHDGPEDAVAEPAGASSREGVLFLVVGPSGVGKDSLIDGARARLPQRHFSLAQRVVTRPREAGGEDHEPMDLTTFRAEEAAGAFAVAWGAHGLRYGIRHRAIAPLAQGSNVIVNASRGSIGAFATLARRVVVISVVAPPEIVRARLEARGREDAADVAARLERRVPLVGAGNVAVIDNGGALEVGVDHFVAALLGAARLPLAVHRVPVTLPGGPVAFVHRAALPLASQQVAAGGGTEVVADSAVRVRLAVTDGPLVDPASVGLPDAVFDRLGAAEGSEVVLRRAAPPVSRDALRRKIAGDTLGAGAIATIVRDIVDGRYSEAEVAGFLVAASRQLTVTEIAALTKERAGLVVPIAWDRRLVVDKHSLGGVPGNPISLVVVPVVAAHGLPIPKTSSRAITSAAGTADIMECAARVDLDAADLKRVVSTAGGAVAWAGRISHSPLDDVMNAINRPLGIASPGLDVSSILSKKLAVGATHVAIDIPVGPAAKVKTAEAGAELARLFEEVGRAVGLTVRAAISDGRHPLGRGVGPALELEDALAILSGAPEACAALRAKAVNVAGTILEWDPAVREGEGPATAARLLASGAALDAFRAIVAAQGPVERLAPGPFTRPLLAPRAGRVADIDVFAVAGLARAVGAPLDKGAGVRLTVRVGDEVAAGDVLADVVASSQNGIDAIRADASGELFTLA; this is translated from the coding sequence ATGCAGACACACGACGGCCCTGAGGACGCGGTGGCGGAGCCGGCCGGGGCGTCGTCTCGGGAGGGCGTCCTGTTCCTCGTCGTCGGGCCGAGCGGGGTGGGCAAGGACTCGTTGATCGACGGCGCTCGTGCCCGCCTGCCGCAGCGGCACTTCAGCCTCGCCCAGCGTGTCGTCACCCGCCCGCGTGAGGCCGGTGGCGAGGACCACGAACCCATGGACCTCACCACCTTTCGTGCCGAGGAGGCCGCGGGCGCCTTCGCCGTCGCCTGGGGCGCGCATGGCCTGCGCTACGGCATCCGCCACCGTGCCATCGCCCCGCTGGCGCAGGGGTCCAACGTCATCGTCAACGCCTCGCGCGGCTCGATCGGCGCCTTCGCGACCCTCGCCCGGCGCGTCGTGGTGATCTCCGTCGTCGCCCCGCCGGAGATCGTGCGCGCCCGTCTCGAAGCCCGCGGGCGCGAGGACGCGGCCGACGTCGCCGCGCGGCTCGAGCGGCGGGTGCCGCTGGTCGGCGCCGGCAACGTCGCGGTCATCGACAACGGCGGCGCGCTGGAAGTGGGGGTCGACCATTTCGTCGCCGCACTCCTCGGCGCCGCCCGGCTGCCGCTCGCCGTGCACCGTGTCCCCGTCACGCTGCCGGGCGGTCCCGTCGCGTTCGTGCATCGCGCCGCGTTGCCGCTCGCCAGCCAGCAGGTCGCGGCAGGCGGGGGGACCGAGGTCGTCGCCGACAGCGCCGTGCGCGTGCGCCTCGCCGTGACCGACGGGCCGCTCGTCGACCCGGCCAGCGTCGGCCTGCCGGACGCGGTGTTCGACCGGCTCGGTGCCGCCGAGGGCAGCGAGGTGGTTCTGCGCCGCGCCGCACCGCCCGTCAGCCGGGACGCGCTCCGGCGCAAAATCGCCGGCGATACGCTGGGGGCTGGCGCCATCGCCACCATCGTGCGCGACATCGTCGACGGCCGCTACAGCGAGGCGGAGGTGGCCGGCTTCCTCGTCGCCGCCTCGCGCCAGCTCACCGTGACCGAGATTGCGGCGCTAACGAAGGAGCGTGCCGGCCTCGTCGTGCCGATCGCCTGGGATCGCCGGTTGGTGGTCGACAAGCACTCGCTGGGCGGCGTGCCGGGCAACCCGATCTCGCTGGTGGTGGTCCCGGTGGTGGCCGCGCACGGGCTGCCGATCCCCAAGACGTCCTCGCGTGCGATCACCTCCGCCGCCGGCACCGCCGACATCATGGAGTGCGCCGCGCGCGTGGATCTCGACGCTGCCGACCTGAAGCGCGTCGTGAGCACCGCGGGCGGCGCCGTCGCCTGGGCCGGACGCATCAGCCACAGCCCGCTCGACGACGTGATGAACGCCATCAACCGCCCGCTCGGGATCGCTTCGCCGGGGCTCGACGTGTCCTCGATCTTGTCCAAGAAGCTCGCCGTCGGCGCGACCCATGTGGCGATCGACATTCCGGTCGGCCCTGCCGCCAAGGTGAAGACGGCCGAGGCGGGCGCCGAGCTGGCGCGGCTCTTCGAGGAGGTGGGCCGCGCGGTCGGCCTCACCGTCCGTGCCGCGATCAGCGACGGGCGCCACCCGCTCGGCCGCGGTGTGGGCCCCGCGCTGGAGCTGGAGGACGCGCTGGCGATCCTCTCCGGCGCGCCGGAGGCATGCGCCGCGCTGCGCGCCAAGGCGGTGAACGTCGCCGGCACCATCCTGGAGTGGGACCCGGCCGTCCGCGAGGGCGAGGGTCCCGCCACCGCCGCGCGGCTCCTGGCCAGCGGGGCCGCGCTGGACGCCTTCCGCGCGATCGTCGCCGCGCAGGGGCCGGTCGAGCGTTTGGCGCCGGGGCCGTTCACGCGGCCGCTCCTCGCCCCGCGCGCCGGCCGGGTGGCGGACATCGACGTTTTCGCCGTGGCGGGGCTGGCCCGCGCGGTCGGCGCACCGCTGGACAAGGGCGCGGGCGTGCGGCTCACGGTGCGGGTCGGGGACGAGGTCGCCGCCGGAGACGTTCTGGCCGACGTGGTGGCGAGCAGCCAGAACGGGATCGACGCCATCCGCGCCGACGCCAGCGGCGAGCTTTTCACGCTCGCCTGA
- the dapE gene encoding succinyl-diaminopimelate desuccinylase, which translates to MADHVSLALDPVDLAQRLIRAESITPAAPAAFDIVEDALTAAGFEVTRMTFDDAGTPVENLFATKGSGRHLAFAGHVDVVPPGSEEAWSHPPFGAEIVGDTLYGRGAQDMKGAVAAMIVAAADWAASDAPGRVSFVITGDEEGAAQDGTAPLIAWAATRGRIDACVVGEPTSRVTLGDTIKIGRRGSMSAEVTVTGRQGHVAYQHLAQSPVPELLAMGGRLLEPLDEGTEQFAPSNLEIVSIDVGNPAWNVIPETATLRFNVRFNDLWQPEALRAELLERIGTGGNSLQVDVTWQPSHGGAFRTKDDALIAALTGAIEATTGVTPEATTGGGTSDARFIKDYCPVVEFGGVGDTMHQVNERTSVSELRTLAAAYRAIIDAVLAA; encoded by the coding sequence GTGGCTGATCACGTTTCCCTCGCCCTCGACCCGGTCGACCTGGCGCAGCGCCTGATCCGAGCCGAAAGCATCACCCCCGCGGCCCCCGCCGCGTTCGACATCGTCGAGGACGCGCTCACCGCCGCCGGCTTCGAAGTGACGCGCATGACGTTCGACGACGCCGGCACGCCGGTCGAGAACCTCTTCGCGACCAAGGGCTCCGGCCGGCATCTCGCCTTCGCCGGCCATGTCGACGTCGTGCCGCCGGGCAGCGAAGAGGCCTGGTCCCACCCGCCCTTCGGGGCCGAGATCGTCGGCGACACGCTGTACGGTCGCGGCGCACAGGACATGAAGGGCGCCGTGGCGGCGATGATCGTCGCCGCGGCCGACTGGGCCGCCTCCGACGCGCCGGGCCGGGTCTCGTTCGTCATCACCGGTGACGAGGAAGGCGCCGCGCAGGACGGCACCGCCCCGCTGATCGCCTGGGCGGCCACGCGCGGGCGGATCGACGCCTGCGTCGTCGGCGAGCCGACCTCGCGCGTCACGTTGGGCGACACCATCAAGATCGGCCGCCGCGGCTCGATGTCGGCCGAGGTGACGGTCACCGGCCGCCAGGGGCATGTCGCCTACCAGCACCTGGCGCAGAGCCCGGTGCCGGAGCTGCTGGCGATGGGTGGGCGCCTCCTGGAGCCTCTCGACGAGGGTACCGAGCAGTTCGCCCCCTCCAATCTCGAGATCGTCTCGATCGACGTCGGCAACCCGGCCTGGAACGTGATCCCCGAGACGGCGACGCTGCGCTTCAACGTGCGCTTCAACGACCTGTGGCAACCGGAGGCGCTGCGTGCCGAACTGCTCGAGCGCATCGGCACCGGCGGCAACAGCCTTCAGGTCGACGTCACCTGGCAACCGAGCCACGGCGGCGCCTTCCGTACCAAGGACGACGCGCTAATCGCCGCCCTCACCGGCGCGATCGAGGCGACCACCGGGGTCACGCCGGAGGCGACCACCGGCGGTGGCACCTCGGACGCGCGCTTCATCAAGGACTATTGCCCGGTGGTGGAATTCGGCGGTGTCGGCGACACGATGCACCAGGTGAACGAGCGCACCTCCGTCAGCGAGCTGCGCACGCTCGCCGCCGCCTACCGCGCCATCATCGACGCCGTCCTCGCGGCATGA
- a CDS encoding DUF805 domain-containing protein has product MPTDTRPPTVRPPSIAWALFGFDGRIDREVFWLSNLFCLALTVPIALALPIFDFEGETIHVRYGQLGVVIMVLELAALMWVQVALVVKRLHDRGITGWASLLLAIPVVSLVGFFIIGVVPGERGPNIYGPGPNQRAR; this is encoded by the coding sequence TTGCCGACCGATACCCGCCCGCCGACCGTCCGCCCGCCGTCCATCGCCTGGGCCTTGTTCGGGTTCGACGGGCGGATCGACCGTGAGGTCTTCTGGCTGAGCAATCTGTTCTGCCTCGCGCTCACCGTTCCGATCGCCCTCGCCTTGCCGATCTTCGACTTCGAGGGCGAGACGATCCACGTGCGCTACGGCCAGCTCGGCGTCGTCATCATGGTTCTGGAACTCGCCGCGCTGATGTGGGTGCAGGTCGCCCTCGTGGTGAAGCGCCTGCACGACCGCGGCATCACCGGCTGGGCCTCTCTCCTCCTGGCGATCCCGGTGGTGAGCCTCGTCGGCTTCTTCATCATCGGCGTCGTCCCCGGCGAACGCGGCCCCAACATCTACGGTCCAGGCCCCAACCAGCGAGCACGATAG
- the dapD gene encoding 2,3,4,5-tetrahydropyridine-2,6-dicarboxylate N-succinyltransferase, whose translation MHLSQSERDRLAATIDAAFEERATITVRTTGMVRDAVDKALGLLDRGVVRVAEPTATGWQVNEWLKKAVLLSFRLYPMEAIDGGPGNARWWDKVPSKFDGWRDAEFETAGFRAVPGAIVRRSAFVAPGVVLMPSFVNLGAYVDEGTMVDTWATVGSCAQIGKNCHISGGAGIGGVLEPLQAAPVVIEDDCFIGARSEVAEGVRVGKGSVLSMGVFLGASTKIIDRATGQTYMGEVPPYSVVVPGSVETTGAANVKMSLAAAIIVKRVDERTRSKTSINDLLRD comes from the coding sequence ATGCATCTTTCCCAGTCTGAGCGCGATCGCCTCGCCGCCACCATCGACGCCGCGTTCGAGGAGCGCGCCACCATCACCGTGCGCACCACCGGCATGGTCCGCGACGCCGTCGACAAGGCGCTGGGCCTGCTGGACCGCGGCGTCGTACGCGTCGCCGAACCGACCGCGACCGGCTGGCAGGTGAACGAGTGGCTGAAGAAGGCCGTCCTCCTGTCGTTCCGCCTCTATCCGATGGAAGCGATCGACGGCGGCCCCGGCAACGCGCGCTGGTGGGACAAGGTCCCCTCCAAGTTCGACGGCTGGCGCGACGCCGAGTTCGAGACTGCCGGCTTCCGCGCGGTCCCCGGCGCGATCGTCCGCCGCTCCGCCTTCGTCGCGCCCGGCGTCGTGTTGATGCCGTCCTTCGTCAACCTCGGCGCCTATGTCGACGAGGGGACCATGGTCGACACCTGGGCCACCGTCGGCTCGTGCGCGCAGATCGGCAAGAACTGCCACATCTCCGGCGGCGCGGGCATCGGCGGCGTGCTGGAGCCGCTCCAGGCCGCCCCGGTCGTCATCGAGGACGACTGCTTCATCGGCGCCCGCTCCGAGGTCGCCGAGGGCGTGCGCGTCGGCAAGGGCTCGGTCCTGTCCATGGGCGTCTTCCTGGGTGCGTCGACAAAGATCATCGACCGCGCCACCGGGCAGACCTACATGGGCGAGGTGCCGCCATATTCGGTGGTCGTCCCCGGCTCGGTCGAGACCACCGGCGCGGCCAACGTGAAGATGTCGCTCGCCGCCGCCATCATCGTGAAGCGTGTCGACGAGCGCACCCGCTCCAAGACGTCGATCAACGATCTCCTCAGGGACTGA
- a CDS encoding pyrimidine 5'-nucleotidase, which produces MPHATPLPSESPAANPRDLTPFARVDTWIFDLDNTLYPAHTNLFAQVDSKMGEFVAGLLGMERDAAHALQKDYYKRYGTTLRGLMVEHGINPDGFLEFVHDIDHSTIEPDPRLAAAIEALPGRRFIMTNGTTAHAEAIAGRLGLAKHFEDIFDIVAADLVPKPHEDTYNRFWDKHRIDPACAAMFEDLSRNLAVPHARGMRTVLVVPEGTREVFREDWELEGRTAPHVEYVTDDLAAFLERVCPVALETSA; this is translated from the coding sequence ATGCCCCACGCCACACCGCTTCCGTCCGAGAGCCCCGCCGCGAACCCGCGCGACCTCACCCCCTTCGCCCGCGTCGACACCTGGATCTTCGACCTCGACAATACGCTCTACCCGGCGCACACGAACCTCTTCGCGCAGGTGGACAGCAAGATGGGCGAGTTCGTCGCCGGCCTCCTGGGAATGGAGCGCGACGCGGCCCACGCTCTGCAGAAGGACTATTACAAGCGCTACGGCACCACGTTGCGCGGCCTGATGGTGGAGCACGGCATCAACCCCGACGGGTTCCTGGAGTTCGTGCACGACATCGACCACTCGACCATCGAGCCCGACCCGCGCCTCGCCGCCGCGATCGAGGCGCTGCCCGGCCGCCGCTTCATCATGACCAACGGCACGACCGCCCACGCCGAGGCGATCGCCGGCCGGCTCGGCCTGGCCAAGCATTTCGAGGACATCTTCGACATCGTCGCCGCCGACCTCGTCCCCAAACCGCACGAGGACACCTACAACCGGTTCTGGGACAAGCACCGGATCGACCCGGCCTGCGCGGCGATGTTCGAGGACCTGTCGCGCAACCTCGCCGTGCCGCACGCGCGCGGGATGCGCACCGTCCTGGTCGTGCCCGAGGGCACCCGCGAGGTGTTCCGCGAGGACTGGGAGTTGGAGGGCCGGACGGCCCCGCACGTCGAGTATGTGACCGACGATCTCGCCGCCTTCCTGGAGCGCGTCTGCCCGGTGGCGCTGGAGACCTCGGCCTGA
- the argB gene encoding acetylglutamate kinase has translation MPTADDNLPADAPLRAEIIATALPYMLRYDDRTIVVKYGGHAMGDPELARDFAEDITLLTLAGINAVVVHGGGPQIGQMLDRLNIKSEFRDGLRVTTRETVAIVEMVLAGSINKDIVSTINAAGGRAVGLCGKDGRMVLAEPLKRTQRDPDSNIEKVVDLGFVGEPVEVRRDVLDVLAKQEIIPVIAPVAQGADGETYNINADTFAGAIAGALGATRLLFLTDVDGVLGADGELIRELTVAEARRLMASGVISGGMVPKVETCIAALERGVDGVVILNGKTPHAVLLELFTDGGAGTLITR, from the coding sequence ATGCCGACCGCCGACGACAATCTCCCCGCCGACGCCCCGCTGCGCGCCGAGATCATCGCAACCGCGCTGCCCTACATGCTACGCTACGACGACCGCACGATCGTCGTGAAATATGGCGGCCACGCCATGGGCGATCCCGAGCTGGCGCGTGATTTCGCCGAGGACATCACCCTCCTCACCCTCGCCGGCATCAACGCCGTGGTGGTGCACGGCGGCGGCCCGCAGATCGGCCAGATGCTCGACCGGCTGAACATCAAGTCCGAGTTCCGCGACGGCCTGCGCGTCACCACCCGCGAGACCGTGGCGATCGTCGAGATGGTCCTCGCCGGGTCGATCAACAAAGACATCGTCTCCACGATCAACGCCGCCGGTGGGCGCGCCGTCGGCCTGTGCGGCAAGGACGGGCGCATGGTCCTCGCCGAGCCGCTGAAGCGCACCCAGCGCGACCCCGATTCCAACATCGAGAAGGTGGTCGACCTCGGTTTCGTCGGCGAGCCGGTCGAAGTCCGCCGCGATGTGCTCGACGTCCTCGCCAAGCAGGAGATCATCCCGGTGATCGCCCCGGTCGCCCAAGGCGCCGACGGCGAGACCTACAACATCAACGCCGACACCTTCGCGGGCGCCATCGCCGGCGCGCTCGGTGCCACGCGCCTCCTCTTCCTGACCGACGTGGACGGCGTGCTCGGCGCCGACGGCGAGCTGATCCGCGAGCTGACCGTCGCCGAGGCCCGCCGCCTCATGGCCTCCGGCGTCATCTCCGGCGGCATGGTCCCGAAGGTCGAGACGTGCATCGCCGCACTCGAGCGCGGCGTCGACGGCGTGGTCATCCTCAACGGCAAAACGCCCCACGCCGTGCTCCTGGAGCTGTTCACCGACGGTGGCGCCGGCACCCTGATCACCCGCTGA
- a CDS encoding AMP-binding protein, with protein MNLAKWLQRSAMLTPDAPALLHGTEVVATYAAFADRAARIAAGLRRAGVEPGERIALFMPNRPDYLAIWWGAWWAGAAVVPINAKLHPKEAGYIADHAGARLVAVTDASLDLGVPLATPATIDALAAAEPMPEPEPLADDALAWLFYTSGTTGRPKGVMLTVANLVAMSLTYLADVDEVHPTDAALYAAPMSHGAGCYNLMHVMKGARHVVPASGGFDPAEILALAGTLGEIHMFAAPTMVRRLITHAQAVGHDGTGIRTIVYGGGPMYVADIEAAVARFGPRFVQIYGQGETPMTITALPRPLVADRAHPRWRERLGSVGIAMSSMEVRTVDADGRDVGVDAIGEVICRGPSVMRGYWENPEATAATLRDGWLWTGDMGALDAEGFLTLKDRSKDMIVSGGTNIYPREVEEVLLTHPDVAEVAVVGRPHPDWGEEVVAFVVGRTGPVDPAALDALCQSQIARFKRPKAYFAIEALPKNNYGKVLKTALRENLAAMPV; from the coding sequence ATGAACCTGGCAAAGTGGCTGCAGCGCAGCGCCATGCTGACGCCCGACGCGCCCGCCCTCCTCCACGGCACCGAGGTCGTCGCCACCTACGCCGCGTTCGCCGACCGCGCCGCGCGCATCGCCGCGGGCCTGCGCCGGGCCGGCGTCGAACCGGGCGAGCGGATCGCCCTCTTCATGCCCAACCGACCCGACTACCTCGCCATCTGGTGGGGCGCGTGGTGGGCCGGCGCCGCGGTGGTGCCGATCAACGCCAAGCTCCACCCCAAGGAGGCCGGCTACATCGCCGACCACGCCGGCGCCCGCTTGGTCGCCGTCACAGACGCCTCGCTCGACCTCGGCGTCCCCCTCGCGACCCCCGCCACAATCGACGCGCTCGCCGCCGCCGAGCCGATGCCGGAGCCCGAGCCGCTCGCCGACGACGCCCTCGCCTGGCTCTTCTACACCTCCGGCACCACCGGCCGGCCGAAGGGCGTCATGCTCACGGTCGCCAATCTCGTCGCCATGAGCCTCACCTACCTCGCCGATGTCGACGAGGTTCACCCGACCGACGCGGCGCTCTATGCCGCGCCGATGTCGCACGGGGCGGGCTGCTACAACCTGATGCACGTCATGAAGGGCGCGCGGCACGTGGTTCCGGCGTCAGGCGGGTTCGATCCGGCGGAGATCCTCGCACTCGCCGGCACGTTGGGCGAGATCCACATGTTCGCCGCCCCCACCATGGTGCGCCGGCTGATCACCCACGCGCAGGCGGTCGGCCACGACGGGACCGGCATCCGCACCATCGTCTACGGCGGCGGACCGATGTACGTCGCCGACATCGAGGCCGCCGTCGCCCGGTTCGGCCCCCGCTTCGTCCAGATTTACGGCCAGGGCGAGACACCGATGACGATCACCGCGCTCCCCCGCCCCCTCGTCGCCGATCGCGCCCACCCGCGCTGGCGCGAGCGGCTCGGATCGGTCGGCATCGCCATGTCGTCCATGGAGGTGCGGACCGTCGACGCGGACGGCCGTGACGTCGGCGTCGACGCGATCGGCGAGGTGATCTGTCGCGGCCCGTCGGTGATGAGGGGTTATTGGGAGAACCCGGAGGCCACCGCCGCCACCCTGCGGGACGGCTGGCTGTGGACGGGCGACATGGGCGCGCTCGACGCCGAGGGCTTCCTCACCCTCAAGGATCGTTCCAAGGACATGATCGTATCGGGCGGGACCAACATCTATCCGCGTGAGGTCGAGGAGGTGCTGCTCACGCACCCGGACGTCGCCGAGGTGGCGGTGGTGGGCCGCCCCCACCCGGACTGGGGCGAGGAGGTGGTGGCGTTCGTGGTCGGCCGCACCGGGCCGGTGGACCCCGCCGCGCTCGACGCGCTGTGCCAGAGCCAGATCGCCCGGTTCAAGCGGCCGAAGGCCTACTTCGCGATCGAGGCGCTGCCGAAGAACAACTACGGCAAGGTGCTGAAGACGGCGCTGCGCGAGAACCTCGCCGCCATGCCGGTCTGA